Proteins found in one Methylobacter sp. S3L5C genomic segment:
- a CDS encoding glutamate-5-semialdehyde dehydrogenase gives MQGLGLQARKAGREISRAESGKKNRALLKIAEALESSHDLLITENQKDLADGKQNGLDAALLDRLALTSNGIQAMVEGLKQVAALPDPVGEISDLSYRPSGIQVGQMRVPLGVIGIIYESRPNVTVDAAALCLKSGNACILRGGSEALHSNQAIAACIAKGLEAAGLPSKAVQVVATADRAAVGELITMKQYVDVIVPRGGKSLTERISRDATIPVIKHLDGICHVYIDDKADITKAIKIAVNAKTHRYGVCNAMETLLVAESIAAKVLPLLAEIYLEKGVELRGCLKTCSLIPQCSRATEEDWRTEYLAPILSIKIVHGIDEAITHINQYSSSHTEAIVTEDYTLARRFLREVDSSSVMVNASTRFADGFEYGLGAEIGISTDKLHARGPVGLKGLTSLKYIVLGDGHIRS, from the coding sequence ATGCAAGGCCTTGGCCTGCAAGCCAGAAAAGCTGGAAGGGAAATCAGCCGGGCTGAGTCGGGCAAAAAAAACCGGGCCTTATTAAAAATTGCCGAGGCGCTTGAAAGTAGCCATGACCTGCTGATCACTGAAAACCAAAAAGATTTGGCGGACGGTAAGCAAAACGGCCTGGATGCAGCGTTGCTGGACAGACTGGCCTTAACTTCCAACGGCATTCAAGCGATGGTCGAAGGCTTAAAACAAGTGGCTGCCTTACCTGATCCAGTCGGCGAAATCAGTGATTTAAGTTATCGACCAAGCGGTATACAAGTTGGGCAAATGCGCGTGCCTTTGGGGGTAATTGGTATTATTTATGAATCCCGTCCCAATGTAACTGTCGATGCCGCCGCCTTGTGCCTTAAATCCGGTAATGCCTGTATTTTACGGGGCGGCTCTGAAGCCTTGCATTCCAATCAGGCCATTGCCGCATGCATTGCCAAAGGCCTTGAAGCTGCCGGCTTACCTTCGAAAGCCGTGCAAGTTGTGGCAACCGCAGATCGTGCGGCGGTGGGCGAACTTATTACCATGAAGCAGTATGTGGATGTTATTGTGCCACGCGGCGGCAAAAGCCTGACTGAACGTATTTCCCGGGATGCGACCATTCCCGTAATCAAGCATCTTGATGGTATTTGCCACGTTTATATCGATGATAAAGCCGATATTACCAAAGCGATTAAGATTGCCGTCAATGCCAAAACCCATCGTTATGGGGTTTGCAATGCCATGGAAACATTGCTGGTTGCCGAAAGCATTGCCGCAAAAGTATTACCGTTATTGGCTGAAATCTATCTTGAAAAAGGGGTTGAATTACGCGGCTGTCTTAAAACCTGCTCCTTAATCCCACAGTGTTCAAGAGCAACGGAAGAAGACTGGCGTACCGAATATCTGGCACCTATTTTATCGATTAAAATCGTACATGGTATCGATGAAGCGATCACGCATATTAATCAATATAGCTCCAGTCATACCGAAGCCATTGTCACCGAAGATTATACATTGGCAAGACGCTTTCTGCGCGAAGTGGATTCAAGCTCGGTAATGGTTAATGCTTCAACCCGTTTTGCCGATGGCTTTGAATATGGTTTGGGTGCAGAAATTGGTATTAGTACCGATAAGTTGCATGCACGTGGCCCGGTCGGTTTAAAAGGCCTGACGTCATTAAAGTACATTGTTTTGGGTGATGGTCATATCCGATCTTGA
- the nadD gene encoding nicotinate-nucleotide adenylyltransferase, whose protein sequence is MIGIFGGTFDPIHYGHLRSALEVKEIFGLTEVHLIPSAQPPHREQPAASALMRLQMLELAIKDQPGLIIDTRELNRQGPSYMVDTLRSLRQELTNETLLLFIGSDAFNQLKTWHQWPNLFDLAHIVVMTRPGFTIQNLDVFFNSRLTTRITELANNGAGKLYFQQVTQLDISATDIRNSIAKQQNPGFLLPDNVIAYIRQHKLYQRP, encoded by the coding sequence ATGATCGGTATTTTTGGCGGTACTTTTGATCCTATTCATTATGGTCATTTGCGTTCGGCGCTTGAAGTTAAGGAAATTTTTGGCTTAACCGAAGTTCACTTAATCCCCAGCGCCCAACCACCGCATAGGGAACAGCCTGCTGCAAGCGCACTAATGCGCTTGCAGATGCTGGAACTGGCCATAAAAGATCAACCAGGACTAATTATTGATACCCGCGAACTCAATCGGCAGGGCCCATCTTATATGGTAGATACCCTACGATCTTTACGGCAAGAATTAACCAACGAAACATTATTATTATTTATCGGCAGCGATGCCTTTAATCAGTTAAAAACATGGCATCAATGGCCGAATTTATTCGATTTAGCGCATATTGTCGTAATGACTCGACCCGGCTTTACCATTCAAAATCTTGATGTTTTTTTTAATAGTCGACTGACTACCAGGATAACAGAATTGGCAAACAACGGTGCGGGTAAGTTATACTTTCAACAAGTAACGCAACTGGATATTTCGGCAACGGATATCAGAAACAGTATTGCAAAACAACAAAATCCGGGCTTTTTATTACCCGATAATGTTATTGCCTATATCAGGCAACACAAGCTTTACCAGAGACCTTAG
- the rsfS gene encoding ribosome silencing factor — MQVVEDLLKIVQDVLDERKGQNITTLDVRGKTSFTDYMVVVTGTSDRHLKALCDYVVEKAKEDGFKPLGIEGDLGSDWVLLDLGDVIVHAMTAQARGFYQLEKLWSVDRANETEQEAV, encoded by the coding sequence ATGCAAGTAGTAGAAGATTTATTGAAAATAGTCCAAGATGTTTTGGATGAACGTAAAGGACAAAATATAACGACATTGGATGTTCGGGGAAAAACCAGCTTTACTGATTACATGGTAGTAGTCACAGGAACCTCTGACCGTCATCTGAAAGCTTTGTGCGATTACGTCGTAGAAAAAGCCAAAGAAGACGGATTTAAACCATTGGGTATTGAAGGTGATTTGGGCTCAGACTGGGTGCTGTTGGATTTGGGTGATGTAATTGTTCATGCCATGACCGCCCAGGCTCGCGGCTTTTATCAACTGGAAAAATTATGGTCAGTTGATCGCGCCAATGAAACTGAACAAGAAGCTGTTTAA
- the murI gene encoding glutamate racemase: MFNNLLGLRIKAITNLSASVQTVGVFDSGVGGLSVLKAIRKEHPTVDFIYIADSGNAPYGSRSTEFIESRASHIAGSLVGAGAQIIVVACNTATAVAVEKLRSQLAVPIVAMEPAIKPAVAHTKTGVIGVLATERTLESLAVAKLCREFGQGVNILLQPCPGLVELVERGELSSAVTREYLRKLVSPLIDQGADTLVLGCTHYVFLEAEIRSIVGPRVHIIESSAAVARQTMRHLSSEMNIGPIECAGREMFFTTGSPENAQTVFSQLWGARVEVQALENRNAPVEV; the protein is encoded by the coding sequence TTGTTTAATAACTTGTTAGGTCTACGAATCAAAGCAATAACTAATCTATCCGCTTCTGTTCAAACCGTCGGGGTTTTCGATTCCGGTGTCGGCGGCTTGTCCGTACTCAAAGCAATTCGAAAAGAGCACCCTACAGTTGATTTTATCTACATAGCAGATTCGGGAAATGCTCCCTATGGAAGCCGATCGACAGAATTCATCGAAAGTCGGGCCTCTCATATAGCAGGCTCCCTGGTTGGCGCCGGGGCACAGATTATTGTCGTGGCGTGTAATACTGCGACTGCGGTAGCCGTTGAAAAGCTTCGTTCACAACTGGCCGTCCCTATCGTTGCGATGGAGCCCGCTATAAAACCGGCGGTCGCTCATACAAAGACCGGGGTTATCGGCGTTCTTGCCACTGAAAGAACCTTAGAGAGTCTCGCTGTAGCAAAGCTGTGCAGGGAATTTGGCCAGGGTGTGAATATACTCCTACAACCCTGCCCCGGCTTGGTGGAACTGGTCGAGCGCGGCGAACTCTCATCCGCGGTTACCCGCGAGTACCTTCGAAAGCTTGTTTCCCCATTGATAGATCAAGGAGCTGACACCCTCGTACTCGGATGCACGCACTATGTCTTTTTGGAAGCCGAGATACGGAGCATTGTTGGACCAAGAGTGCATATAATTGAATCATCAGCAGCCGTTGCCCGCCAAACCATGCGGCATCTGAGTAGTGAGATGAACATCGGCCCAATCGAGTGTGCAGGCCGAGAGATGTTCTTCACCACAGGGTCACCGGAAAATGCGCAGACAGTTTTTTCCCAACTATGGGGCGCTCGTGTTGAGGTTCAGGCACTTGAGAATAGAAATGCTCCGGTGGAAGTCTAG